The following are encoded in a window of Bos indicus isolate NIAB-ARS_2022 breed Sahiwal x Tharparkar chromosome 21, NIAB-ARS_B.indTharparkar_mat_pri_1.0, whole genome shotgun sequence genomic DNA:
- the TM2D3 gene encoding TM2 domain-containing protein 3 isoform X3 → MAAAVVLLRPLCRLCRVVLFLSQFYILSGGGSFSEEPSQPLPQAIKDPGPTRTFTAVPRAAESTDIPPYVMKCPSNGLCSRLPADCIDCKTNFSCVYGKPVTFDCTVKPSVTCVDPDFKSQKSFVLNMTCRFCWQLPEADYECFSSSDCRAVSCPRQRYPTNCTVRDHVHCLGNRTFPKMLYCNWTGGYKWSTALALSLEVEVKLLSRVLLFATPWTV, encoded by the exons ATGGCGGCTGCGGTGGTCTTGCTGCGGCCTCTTTGCCGACTGTGTCGTGTGGTGCTGTTCCTCTCACAGTTCTACATCCTGTCGGGCGGCG GGTCCTTCAGCGAGGAGCCCTCGCAGCCACTGCCGCAGGCCATCAAGGACCCGGGCCCCACACGGACCTTCACAGCGGTGCCCAGGGCGGCAG AAAGTACCGATATCCCACCTTATGTGATGAAATGTCCGAGCAATGGCCTGTGTAGCAGACTTCCTGCAGACTGTATAGATTGCAAGACCAATTTTTCCTGTGTCTATGGGAAGCCTGTCACTTTTGACTGCACAGTCAAACCTTCTGTTACCTGTGTT GATCCAGACTTCAAATCCCAGAAGAGTTTTGTCCTCAACATGACCTGCAGGTTCTGCTGGCAGCTCCCGGAGGCTGACTACGAGTGCTTCAGCTCCAGCGACTGCAGGGCGGTGTCCTGCCCTCGGCAGCGCTATCCAACCAACTGCACTGTGCGGGACCACGTCCACTGCCTGG GTAACCGCACTTTTCCAAAGATGCTCTACTGCAACTGGACCGGGGGATACAAGTGGTCCACAGCCTTGGCTCTGAG tttggaagtggaagtgaagttgctcagtcgtgtcctactttttgcaaccccatggactgtatag
- the TM2D3 gene encoding TM2 domain-containing protein 3 isoform X1 encodes MAAAVVLLRPLCRLCRVVLFLSQFYILSGGGSFSEEPSQPLPQAIKDPGPTRTFTAVPRAAESTDIPPYVMKCPSNGLCSRLPADCIDCKTNFSCVYGKPVTFDCTVKPSVTCVDPDFKSQKSFVLNMTCRFCWQLPEADYECFSSSDCRAVSCPRQRYPTNCTVRDHVHCLGNRTFPKMLYCNWTGGYKWSTALALSITLGGFGADRFYLGQWREGLGKLFSFGGLGIWTLIDVLLIGVGYVGPADGSLYI; translated from the exons ATGGCGGCTGCGGTGGTCTTGCTGCGGCCTCTTTGCCGACTGTGTCGTGTGGTGCTGTTCCTCTCACAGTTCTACATCCTGTCGGGCGGCG GGTCCTTCAGCGAGGAGCCCTCGCAGCCACTGCCGCAGGCCATCAAGGACCCGGGCCCCACACGGACCTTCACAGCGGTGCCCAGGGCGGCAG AAAGTACCGATATCCCACCTTATGTGATGAAATGTCCGAGCAATGGCCTGTGTAGCAGACTTCCTGCAGACTGTATAGATTGCAAGACCAATTTTTCCTGTGTCTATGGGAAGCCTGTCACTTTTGACTGCACAGTCAAACCTTCTGTTACCTGTGTT GATCCAGACTTCAAATCCCAGAAGAGTTTTGTCCTCAACATGACCTGCAGGTTCTGCTGGCAGCTCCCGGAGGCTGACTACGAGTGCTTCAGCTCCAGCGACTGCAGGGCGGTGTCCTGCCCTCGGCAGCGCTATCCAACCAACTGCACTGTGCGGGACCACGTCCACTGCCTGG GTAACCGCACTTTTCCAAAGATGCTCTACTGCAACTGGACCGGGGGATACAAGTGGTCCACAGCCTTGGCTCTGAG CATCACCCTCGGTGGGTTTGGAGCAGATCGCTTCTACCTGGGCCAGTGGCGAGAAGGCCTCGGCAAGCTCTTCAGCTTCGGGGGCCTGGGAATATGGACGCTGATCGACGTCCTGCTCATTGGAGTTGGCTACGTGGGACCAGCGGACGGCTCTTTGTATATTTAG
- the TM2D3 gene encoding TM2 domain-containing protein 3 isoform X2 codes for MAAAVVLLRPLCRLCRVVLFLSQFYILSGGESTDIPPYVMKCPSNGLCSRLPADCIDCKTNFSCVYGKPVTFDCTVKPSVTCVDPDFKSQKSFVLNMTCRFCWQLPEADYECFSSSDCRAVSCPRQRYPTNCTVRDHVHCLGNRTFPKMLYCNWTGGYKWSTALALSITLGGFGADRFYLGQWREGLGKLFSFGGLGIWTLIDVLLIGVGYVGPADGSLYI; via the exons ATGGCGGCTGCGGTGGTCTTGCTGCGGCCTCTTTGCCGACTGTGTCGTGTGGTGCTGTTCCTCTCACAGTTCTACATCCTGTCGGGCGGCG AAAGTACCGATATCCCACCTTATGTGATGAAATGTCCGAGCAATGGCCTGTGTAGCAGACTTCCTGCAGACTGTATAGATTGCAAGACCAATTTTTCCTGTGTCTATGGGAAGCCTGTCACTTTTGACTGCACAGTCAAACCTTCTGTTACCTGTGTT GATCCAGACTTCAAATCCCAGAAGAGTTTTGTCCTCAACATGACCTGCAGGTTCTGCTGGCAGCTCCCGGAGGCTGACTACGAGTGCTTCAGCTCCAGCGACTGCAGGGCGGTGTCCTGCCCTCGGCAGCGCTATCCAACCAACTGCACTGTGCGGGACCACGTCCACTGCCTGG GTAACCGCACTTTTCCAAAGATGCTCTACTGCAACTGGACCGGGGGATACAAGTGGTCCACAGCCTTGGCTCTGAG CATCACCCTCGGTGGGTTTGGAGCAGATCGCTTCTACCTGGGCCAGTGGCGAGAAGGCCTCGGCAAGCTCTTCAGCTTCGGGGGCCTGGGAATATGGACGCTGATCGACGTCCTGCTCATTGGAGTTGGCTACGTGGGACCAGCGGACGGCTCTTTGTATATTTAG